The following are encoded in a window of Castanea sativa cultivar Marrone di Chiusa Pesio chromosome 5, ASM4071231v1 genomic DNA:
- the LOC142636292 gene encoding putative disease resistance protein At1g50180: protein MAQYVVSFVVERLGNLLIEEAAFLQGVNRQVNQIQIELKRMQCFLKDADKKQNDDESVQNWVSEIREAAYDVQDVIETFALEIASKNRDNNPVNRYVPSFNNSRKLHKVGSKIESIKTRISDLTRSLQTYGVTPMKEEGSSLALDRQRQLRWSYSHIVEEYIVGLDENIKEVVGQLVNEDKQCQVVSICGMGGLGKTTLAKKVYHHSDVRRHFGGFAWAYISQQCKTRDVWEGILIKLTSPTKDERDQISKMKDEEVAKKLNQVQKEKRCLVILDDIWSTEAWDFLSPGFPSGQVISSKILLTTRNREVALHIDPSVFLHEPGCLNEEQSWELFQKKAFQRQDPEFRISKDMENIGREMVARCAGLPLAIIVIGGLLATKETLDEWDIVHRNIKSHLGRGRGQQSKVYEVLALSYFELPYQLKPCFLYLSHFPEDFDIPAKKLVRLWVAEGFVPPKYEQEGDEKLEDYAERYLVELINRCMVQVGVIGSNGRIKSCRLHDLMRDLCLSKAKQENFLHILSPWSRDETVDSSSSSIRRLAIFSDVPTNNYFKENPQIRSIIYFNDISKQVKLVFKYSKLLRVLDLEGIQSLDGQLPKQIGSLIHLRFLSLKKTHIRELPSSIVNLVRLETLNLETIEELSWESTVLIPAVIWKMKKLRHLYLPKWCNYLTDDKMQLAKLNNLQTLVNFPTNKCDVRHLLSLTNLKKLVLNDPRDFQEFGEIFNPPNKKLSSLRSLSMKTEMLSFPDKVVDIEQVVQGCPRLHKLHIEGRINKLPNHQEFPPCLAKLTLWGSRLVEDPMPILEKLPYLRVLRGWEAFIGKQMVCSEKGFPQLKSLLLRGLPNLQEWIVEAGAMPSLFRLEITDCNKLETVPDGLKFVSALQELEIRWMPRAFKHRLEEGGEDFYKVQHVPSITFLN, encoded by the exons ATGGCCCAGTACGTAGTGTCCTTTGTTGTGGAAAGGCTAGGCAACCTTCTAATTGAAGAAGCAGCGTTTTTACAAGGGGTGAACCGGCAAGTAAATCAGATTCAAATCGAACTAAAGCGGATGCAGTGCTTCTTAAAAGACGCAGACAAAAAGCAAAACGATGATGAAAGTGTTCAAAATTGGGTTTCAGAGATTCGGGAAGCTGCCTACGACGTTCAGGATGTCATTGAAACTTTCGCCCTTGAGATCGCTTCAAAGAACAGAGACAACAACCCAGTCAATAGATATGTTCCTAGCTTCAACAACAGCAGAAAGCTTCACAAAGTGGGGTCCAAGATTGAGTCCATTAAAACAAGAATTTCCGATCTCACTAGGAGCTTACAAACTTATGGTGTGACTCCCATGAAAGAAGAGGGTTCAAGTTTAGCTTTGGACAGGCAAAGGCAATTGAGATGGTCATATTCCCATATTGTTGAAGAGTATATTGTGGGATTGgatgaaaatataaaagaagTTGTTGGTCAGTTGGTGAATGAAGATAAACAGTGTCAAGTTGTGTCTATTTGTGGGATGGGTGGTCTTGGAAAGACCACTCTTGCTAAGAAAGTTTACCATCACAGTGATGTTAGGCGTCATTTTGGTGGTTTCGCTTGGGCTTATATATCCCAGCAATGCAAAACAAGGGATGTTTGGGAAGGAATATTAATCAAACTTACCTCTCCAACCAAAGACGAGAGGGATCAAATTTCGAAAATGAAAGATGAAGAGGTGGCAAAGAAGCTTAATCAAGTTCAGAAAGAGAAGAGATGTTTGGTGATCCTGGATGATATTTGGAGCACAGAGGCATGGGATTTTCTTAGTCCGGGTTTCCCGTCAGGACAGGTAATTAGTAGCAAAATTCTACTAACAACTCGCAATCGAGAAGTAGCCTTGCATATAGATCCAAGTGTTTTTCTACATGAACCGGGGTGTTTAAACGAAGAACAGAGCTGGGAGCTGTTTCAGAAGAAGGCATTTCAGAGACAAGATCCAG AATTCAGAATTTCCAAAGACATGGAGAATATAGGGAGGGAAATGGTGGCAAGGTGTGCTGGTTTACCATTGGCAATTATTGTGATTGGAGGACTTTTGGCAACAAAAGAAACATTGGATGAATGGGATATTGTGCATCGAAATATAAAGTCACACTTAGGTAGAGGCCGTGGTCAACAATCAAAAGTTTACGAGGTGTTGGCTTTAAGTTACTTTGAATTGCCTTACCAATTGAAACCATGCTTTCTCTATCTGAGCCATTTCCCAGAGGACTTCGATATACCAGCAAAGAAATTGGTTCGACTATGGGTGGCAGAAGGCTTTGTGCCACCAAAGTATGAACAAGAGGGAGATGAAAAGTTGGAAGATTATGCAGAACGCTACTTGGTTGAGTTGATAAATAGATGCATGGTTCAAGTGGGTGTAATTGGGTCAAATGGAAGGATTAAATCTTGTCGTCTCCATGATCTTATGCGAGACCTATGCTTGTCAAAGGCAAAGCAGGAAAATTTCCTCCACATACTAAGTCCTTGGAGTAGAGATGAGACAGTTGATTCATCAAGTAGTAGTATTCGAAGGCTTGCCATCTTTTCTGATGTTCCcacaaataattatttcaaaGAGAATCCCCAAATCAGGTCCATTATATACTTCAATGATATTAGCAAACAAGTCAAATTAGTTTTTAAGTACTCAAAATTGCTTAGAGTTTTGGATCTAGAAGGAATCCAGTCATTGGATGGACAGTTACCAAAGCAAATAGGAAGCTTGATTCATTTGAGGTTCTTAAGCTTGAAGAAAACTCATATACGAGAATTGCCTTCCTCCATAGTCAATTTGGTGCGTTTAGAGACCCTAAATTTGGAAACCATTGAAGAACTGAGTTGGGAATCAACTGTACTAATACCGGCAGTGATATGGAAGATGAAAAAGTTGAGACATCTATATCTTCCGAAGTGGTGTAATTATTTAACTGATGATAAGATGCAACTAGCAAAACTGAACAACTTGCAGACGCTAGTGAACTTTCCCACAAACAAATGTGATGTAAGACATCTTCTCAGTTTGACCAATCTTAAAAAATTGGTGCTAAATGACCCGAGAGATTTCCAAGAGTTTGGGGAAATCTTCAATCctcctaataaaaaattaagcagCCTTCGGTCCTTGTCCATGAAGACTGAAATGCTTTCATTCCCTGATAAGGTAGTAGACATAGAACAAGTAGTACAAGGCTGTCCTCGTCTTCACAAGCTGCACATAGAAGGGCGGATTAACAAACTACCAAATCACCAGGAATTTCCTCCATGCCTTGCCAAGTTAACTTTGTGGGGATCTAGACTTGTGGAAGATCCAATGCCAATACTCGAGAAGCTACCTTACTTGAGGGTCTTAAGAGGATGGGAAGCCTTCATTGGAAAGCAAATGGTTTGTTCTGAAAAAGGGTTTCCTCAACTCAAATCTTTACTCCTACGGGGCTTGCCTAATTTACAAGAGTGGATAGTGGAAGCAGGTGCCATGCCAAGTCTTTTCCGTTTAGAGATTACAGATTGCAACAAGTTGGAGACGGTTCCAGATGGATTGAAGTTTGTCAGCGCACTTCAGGAACTGGAGATTCGATGGATGCCAAGAGCATTCAAACATAGGCTTGAAGAAGGAGGAGAGGATTTCTACAAAGTCCAGCACGTGCCTTCCATTACTTTTCTGAATTGA